The nucleotide window CAAGACCATAGACCGTATTTCCGGCTATGAAGGCCAACTGTTGGACTACAAGGTAAAATCTGTCAGTAAAGGGAAAGATGCTCTGGCCAATGTCACGGTCAAGGTATCCTTCAACGGTGAACCTGCCATTATAGGACACGGATTGAACATAGATACTATGCTGGCCTCTGCCAGAGCCTATATCGGTGCATTGAACTCTTATTTGAGTATGGAAGGGAAGCTGAAGAATCGTTATAGTGACAGTTCCAAGACGATTTGACATATATAGCCTACATGGCTACGCTCTGCTCCGACCATTTCGGTTCCAAAGCTACAAACGACAAGAAATTGTCGTTTGTTTTACGCTTCTCATATATATTTCTTCAAGACGATCGGGATCTCTATGCTCCCATCCTCATTCTGATAATTCTCCATAATAGCGATAAGTGTACGGCCTACTGCCAAAGCAGAACCGTTCAGTGTATGGACCAGCCTGTTCTTCTTTCCGTCTTTGAATCGGATCTTTGCGCGTCTTGCCTGAAAATCCCTCGTATTGGAGATCGAAGAGATCTCACGGTACTTGTTCTGGCCGGGGAGCCATACCTCAAGATCGATGGTCCTGGCAGCTGAGAAACCGAGGTCTCCACCGCAAAGCTCGACCACCCTGTGCGGCAGGCCCAATGCGGTCAGAATGTCGGATGCATTCTGTACCATCATCTCAAAGACCTCATCACTCCTGTCCGGGTGGGCGATAGCAACCATCTCCACTTTGTCGAACTGGTGCTGTCGTATCATACCTCTGGTATCACGGCCTGCGGAACCTGCCTCTTTTCTGAAACAAGGTGTATAGCCTGTCATGAGTACCGGAAGTTCCTGCTCCGAGAGGATCTCATCGTTATACATATTGGTCAGCGGCACTTCCGCTGTAGGAATGAGGTAAAGATCCTCATCCTCTATCTTGAAAAGATCGTCTCCGAATTTAGGCAGCTGTCCTGTTCCCTGAAGCATCTGTGCATTGTTCAGGAACGGCACACAGAGCTCTTCAAAGCCTTTTTGGGCATTGGTATCGAGAAAGAAGTTTATGAGGGCCCTTTCGAGCCTTGCAGCCTCTCCACGCAATACGGAAAAACGGCTCTTGGCAAGTTTCACACCACGTTCGAAGTCTATCCATCCGTTCTTCTCGGCCAGGGCCCAGTGTTCTTTGGGTTCAAAGTCGAACATTTTGGGTTCAAGTACTTTTCGCAATTCCACGTTATCTTCTTCATCTGTACCCTGTGGAACGGAATCATCCGGGAAATTCGGTATGGCAAGTGCCACGGCATAGAGTGCCTCTTCAGCCTCTCTGGCCTCCTCCTGCAGAGGGACCATCGCCTCTTTGTTCGCATCCACTTTGGCTTTAAGCTCGGTAATATCTTTGCCTTCACGCATGTACTGACCAAAGAGTTTGGACATACTGTTTTGCTCAGCTTTTGCCGACTCGAGTTTTGCATTGGCCTCTTTGAGGGATTTAAAAAGCGTTTGGAGATG belongs to Sulfurovum riftiae and includes:
- the serS gene encoding serine--tRNA ligase, which translates into the protein MINLKYLQNNFEEASAKLQKKGVDSATLEHLQTLFKSLKEANAKLESAKAEQNSMSKLFGQYMREGKDITELKAKVDANKEAMVPLQEEAREAEEALYAVALAIPNFPDDSVPQGTDEEDNVELRKVLEPKMFDFEPKEHWALAEKNGWIDFERGVKLAKSRFSVLRGEAARLERALINFFLDTNAQKGFEELCVPFLNNAQMLQGTGQLPKFGDDLFKIEDEDLYLIPTAEVPLTNMYNDEILSEQELPVLMTGYTPCFRKEAGSAGRDTRGMIRQHQFDKVEMVAIAHPDRSDEVFEMMVQNASDILTALGLPHRVVELCGGDLGFSAARTIDLEVWLPGQNKYREISSISNTRDFQARRAKIRFKDGKKNRLVHTLNGSALAVGRTLIAIMENYQNEDGSIEIPIVLKKYI